In the Sporichthyaceae bacterium genome, CTTCGCCCGCGCGATCTGCAGCAGCGCCGGCCCGGCTCTTCCCACCGGGAAAAACTGCTTTTTCTGGACTACTGCGGCGGAAATGATCACGAGGTCACCTCCCGCTGGGCGTCCTCCTCGACGCGCTGTCGGATATGGGGGGTGCCGAGTTCGGTGCGTGGTTGCTGGTCGCGGCGGAGGCGGTCGAGGGCGGTGACCTTGTTATTCGCAGCGCTGAGGTTGACCTGGAGGCCTTGGACTTCGCCGAGCCAGCCGTTGAGTCGGGCTTCGGTGATCCGTTCGGTGAGGTTGTGGATGATCTCGACGAGCCGGTTGCGTTGGGCGGGGTCGACGCGCAGCATCGGGCAGCGGATGCAGGCGTGTTCGTGTTTGCAGGGGGTGCCGTAGGGGCGGGCGCAGGTGCCGAGTTCGACCTTGCGCAGGGCGAAGTGCTGGTGGAACTCGCGCCATTCGTCGTCGGTGGGGTCGCGGTACTCGACCTGTGGTCGCGCGGTGCGGCGTTGGTCGAGGAACGCCCGGTAGGTGTTGATCAGCTCGTCCTGGAAGACCGCGAGGTAGGCCTGGGTGCTGGCCAGGTGTTGGTGGCCGAGCAGTCGGGCGGTGATGTGGACGGGCAGGCCGCCGGTGACGGCGTCGGTGGCGAAGATCCGGCGGAAGTCGTGCGGGGTGAACCGCAGTGGTTGGCCGGCGGCGTCGAGCAGCTCGGCGCGGGCGATCGCGGCGTCGAGCAGGTTCTGCACCGTGGTGACGCTGAAGACCTCGTTGCGGTGGCCGGTGCGGCGTTGGAACAGGTGCGGCAGCGGGGGCCTTGTGAGTCGTTCGTGGCGGTCGTATTGGCTGGTCAGTGGCACGGTCCCGTTGTTGGTGTTGCGCAGCCGGCTGATGATGGTGGCCAGCACGCTGGCCAGCTCGGGGCTGATGAGCAGCAGCCGTTCCTGGTCGGTCTTGGAGGGCAGGATCTGCAGCAAAGGGACGAGTTCGTCGGTGTCGGGCAGCCGGTAGGAGACCAGGGCGAGGTGGGTGATCTCGAGGAGTTCCTCGAGGCGGACCCCGGTGTGTCGCAAGGTTTCGATGACCGCCCAGGCCCAGAACGCCGCGTCCTCGCTCTGGGTCACCTTGATGATCTCGTCGGTGGCGACGTTGGCGACGAGGACGACATCGCGCCGGTGCGCGTTCTCGCGCCGCGGGAGCTGGTGGACGGCGATGCGGCGGTAGCGGGTTCCGTCGTGGTCGAACTCCTCGCCTACTGCCCGTGCCCCGGCCGCGGCGAGCAGCCCGGCTGTGGCGATGCGGTGGCGGTGCGTGGAGTCGGCGAGCGCGACCAGCGCGGGTAGCCGTTCCCGGACTCGTTGGTGCATCGCGGCGGTGACCCGGCGTTTGTGTTTGGCGTGCCCGGCGGTGTCGCCGCGGCGGACCGGGCTGGGGACCGCGTGCTCGGCCCAGGTGGGGTCTTGCAACGCCCATTCCTGGATGTCGAGGTAGAGGGCTCGGACCTGCATGAGGACGTCGATGTAGTTGCGCCGCGGGCGCGGTTGTCCGCCGCCGCGCGGCGTGACCAGCGCGAGCCGTTGTTTCCAGGCGGCGGCCACGTCGTCGGGCAGGTGCAACCCGGCGATGTGGGGGTGGTGGGCCTCGATGTCGGCCCAGAACGCTCCGCAGAGGTAGCCGGTGATGCCCAGGAAGCTGTTGTAGTCCAGGGCGGGGCGGCGTTCGTCGAGGTAGCGGATCAGAACATCGCGCACGGGTCGGCATCCGATCCGGTAGCGGTCGACCAGCACCGCGGTGGGCAGCGGCCCCTCGCGGCGCATCGTCCGGTAGGGGTGATTGGGGACCACGTCGATCCCGCGCAACAGGTCCCAAGCCGCCAAGATCCCCGTGGGCGCCTCGCCGCGACGCGCCCGGCGCTCCTGCCGCATCTCCTCGACGTCGGCGAAGGTGAGCCGCTCCGGATCCAGCCCGGTGTGCAGGACGAGCTTGCTGAGCGCGACCAGCCCGTGATGCATCGAGCCGGGCGCCATCCCGGTCGCGGTGGCGCGGCGGGTCATCGCGTCGAACACCTCGGGCTGGATCACCCGCCGGACCTCGGCGAACAGCTTGTAGGCGCTGTAGGCGGTGAGGAACCCGTAGCTGGGTAGCACGACCCGACCCAGCAGCAGACCGGCCAGGCCGTCGCGGAGGATCTCGCGCGCGGAGCCGGTGGTGCGTCCCGGGACCCCGACCTCGTCGAACCAGGCCTTCCCGGCGTCAGCGCCGGCGTGGATCCACCGCTGCTGCCATCCGCTCCCGTCGAAGCCCGTCAGCCACCCCAGGATGGTGGCGGCCCCGAGGAGCGTCTGCCCTCGACGCTCTGCACCCCAGTCCGGCCAGGTGCCCAGCTCCGGCAGCCTGGTCAGGATCTCCTCGACCCCGGACCGGTCCATCGGCCCGACCCGGTCCGCGGCAGCGACAGCGGCCGGGGCGCTGCGCGCCACCACGGTGCCCGACGGCGCGGCGGGCGCCGGTGAGGTGGATCTGAAAGCGGACGTGGACGTGGAGGTAGAGGTAGAGGTAGAGGTAGAGGTGGTCATCGCACGCCTCCGCCGAGCAGGACGGCCAGGTCGTCACCGTCGTAGCCGGCGGCGGGCGGCGGCGGTTCGCTGCGCTGCTCGCGCTCGGCCAGGTAGCGGTGCGTGCGGGCGAGGACCTCATGGTCGTCGGTGATCAGATAGACCTGCGTGGTCGTCAGCTGCGCGTGCCCCAGGATCGTCTGAACGTCGCGCAGCGTCAGGGTCTGCGAGCGCAGCATCCGCAGCGCGCAGGTATGGCGCAGGTCGTGCATGGTCCAGTTGGTGCCCAACGCGTC is a window encoding:
- a CDS encoding site-specific integrase, with amino-acid sequence MTTSTSTSTSTSTSTSAFRSTSPAPAAPSGTVVARSAPAAVAAADRVGPMDRSGVEEILTRLPELGTWPDWGAERRGQTLLGAATILGWLTGFDGSGWQQRWIHAGADAGKAWFDEVGVPGRTTGSAREILRDGLAGLLLGRVVLPSYGFLTAYSAYKLFAEVRRVIQPEVFDAMTRRATATGMAPGSMHHGLVALSKLVLHTGLDPERLTFADVEEMRQERRARRGEAPTGILAAWDLLRGIDVVPNHPYRTMRREGPLPTAVLVDRYRIGCRPVRDVLIRYLDERRPALDYNSFLGITGYLCGAFWADIEAHHPHIAGLHLPDDVAAAWKQRLALVTPRGGGQPRPRRNYIDVLMQVRALYLDIQEWALQDPTWAEHAVPSPVRRGDTAGHAKHKRRVTAAMHQRVRERLPALVALADSTHRHRIATAGLLAAAGARAVGEEFDHDGTRYRRIAVHQLPRRENAHRRDVVLVANVATDEIIKVTQSEDAAFWAWAVIETLRHTGVRLEELLEITHLALVSYRLPDTDELVPLLQILPSKTDQERLLLISPELASVLATIISRLRNTNNGTVPLTSQYDRHERLTRPPLPHLFQRRTGHRNEVFSVTTVQNLLDAAIARAELLDAAGQPLRFTPHDFRRIFATDAVTGGLPVHITARLLGHQHLASTQAYLAVFQDELINTYRAFLDQRRTARPQVEYRDPTDDEWREFHQHFALRKVELGTCARPYGTPCKHEHACIRCPMLRVDPAQRNRLVEIIHNLTERITEARLNGWLGEVQGLQVNLSAANNKVTALDRLRRDQQPRTELGTPHIRQRVEEDAQREVTS